The genomic window atcaaattttacagcaaaataaatgtaaaaaaaataaatataggaaagtttttgggttaaaataaatatcaacaacaaTATCACTTGTATTTGTTCAAGTGATAATACTAACAATACAAAACGTTTGTTCTGATCAACAATAATACTTTTGTAGGATTGATTTGATTTGAGGCGTGGGTAGTTTAGCCCAAAGGAGCTCCGAGTGCGTTGTTCTCATCATAAGTTTCACCAGGTGCAGCAGGAGTAGGGTCCAAACACCATTTGGTTCTGAGGGGCTTATCAACCTTTTGGGGTTGAGAGAACTTCAAGTTACAGACTTCTTGAGGGAAGGTTGTGCATTCGTGTTCAGGCTTGAGCTTGGGAACAAGCTTGGTTTGGAAGCGACAGGTCTTTTGGGGGTTCAAGTCACAGACCTCCTCGGGTACATCAACAAGAGAAGTGATGGTCTTGTCATGGCACTCTTCGGGTCCTTCCTCAGTGACACATCCAGCTCCGCAGATCTCAATTGGAAGCTTTTCGCACTTAGTGTCTCCGACGAATTTACCGGGTTGCTTCTCGATATATTTTGTGGTACAGGAAGACTCATAGACGGTACGACATTCTTCGGGTCCTTGACCGTTGCAGACCTTTTCCAAAGGCCTATAACACTTCTTGATGGTCTCATCAGTGGCTTGTTGCTTGAATGTGACTTGACAGATTTTCTCAAAGTTTTCTTCGCAAACCTCTTCTTGAGAAGGTGTGAATTGTGTCACATAAGTGTAGTGACACTTTTCCACGTTCTTGTGAGTACATTCGAGGATGGGATCCTTTTGAATACTTTGAATGGTTTCTTGTTTTTCTACACAACAGAGGCCTGTTTCAGGGTCATTTTGACATCCACTGAAATCAACAGCTCCTGATACAAGGCTGTTGCCTTGACGACCTTGCCTAGAAGGCTGACTATTGAAGCCCTGATTGAATGATGATTGACTGTTGCTTGAAAAATTTGGACGAATAATATCTCCGGATACAGCGGTGGCTACGAACAATAAAAGTCCAAACtggaaacaaatataaaaatttaattgcttatcttcaattttttgaaagattattgtATTTACCTTGATCATTTTGTTCTTTTCTCAGAATGgtttattcaaaaactgatgCTTGTAtccttaaaaacataaatttatatactcaCAATCAATAGGCAACATGTATCAGTTTTTACGCAAAAAGTGCGTATTCTTAGTATGTTGCTCCTTGTTGCCCTCTCCTACGGAAAATGCGGGTCTGTTCTttgtgtattaaataataataataattcatacatattataGGGAAGACGAAATATAACTACAAAATATTGACCCTCAAATGGAATACGCAATTTAGCGTCATACATAGAGAATAGGAGAATGAGGAAGTTTTTCTCTTATACCacaaattatgtacattttttaaacatggcGCGTGTGAATGTAGGAAAccataaaagaagaagaacaagaaGCGGacattcctattttttttctttttttagttactTCAATTACACTCTTTTTTCCATTCCTTTTCTTGAGCAACTAAGggcaatttttttagagaataattgttattaaatggtagagaaaatttaattaaatcaattcaaatatatattatagttgtatacTCTTAACAAATAAACCGAAGATTAACATGATAGCCTTAAccatttaaagaatgttttgaaggagggAAGCTAagatgtcatgacgtttgattagaaCAGTTACAAGGAGCTATAAAAGCAAGGAAAAAACAGAAATCTCACTCCGTATCTAGACAAAACATACGGAGGAACTTCTCTGTTGTTGGCTCTTATATTCTACTCTTTATAAAGTGTGTACACTTTATGTTTAGATGTTCCCTcctaaagaattaaataatagtggTGGCTGCTttagaagaaacaaaaacacGGTTCAGGTTGCCAGCAGCTACGACAACTTCCACACTAGAACACAATTAGGCTGTAAATCCCTTCGTATAACTATAAttgctaaaaatatgaaaatattgtgCAATGTAGCTCAATGAATAATGCGTTCGATGTGAAATTATACACTATAACTCAATCTATGAAGGCTCTATTACCAATTGCTCCCGGAAGAGAAATGTACCAGTAATATGTATGTtgactttaaagacaatttctgggctagatggagtaattataataccaagtggtccattaaactgtaaacactttcaattttaaacatcaacaatatataattttgtaattaataggCCTGGGACGGTACACTAACCCCACGGTTCGATAAAAACCCTGGTACACCCTTCACGGTACGCAGTTTGGTAAGGTATaacagtaaaatatttttttaatagatttaatgtagtttttcatggtttttcgatattttattctttaataatttcttcttcgtacaaatattttactttacttatatatatatttacgggttataaaatactattattcaagaattaatatttttatttttttaaacaaaaccgATTAGGAGTCACATTATCGTCAGcagtcaaaaaattactttgtttgATTCAGATGTACCTGTAGTATCGAGGTACCATGAAGCTAACTCTGAAACATTGGGAAATTTATGTAGATCATCCCTCCACCAAACCATTGGGTTTTTGtcaattaagatatattttatcattttgtaagtaaatatgtttgttttttatgcaTAAGCAAATACAGAAATTGTaccttataaatatagaataataccTAACTATTTCAatctatttgtttaaaaaaaatatatatataatatcaaaatatttaatatggatGATATATACATGCCGAACCAAGGGATAAATATGTACGGGACAATAAGGGTAGTACCGAACAGAACTACTGTACAACCCGGTACCGTAGCGGCACTAGTAATCAACAATagagtttcaacaaaaattaatactataaacttAAGCTctgttaatcattaatttaatgtaGCCTTGCTCAGCGGCAATGATGGGTTCTTGGTGACGGTGGAAGCCTGGTACCCACTGCAGTTGTAGTGCTTTGTCATGGAGTcctagtgctggctgacagtgactttgagggtCTCGGTGTTGGGATGACATACACTGTAGGCTTGAAATGCACTCAAAAGGTGTTGTCGAGTGGCTTGTCATCAGGGTTGTAAGGGGAAGGGGGGAGTGgttaaagtgtcaaaaagagttcaaaattctcattcaaaagagtctttaaCGGAAGAAATTGTTTTCTCTCATtaatggtgtcaaaagtggcctctccgtGTCTGGAGTTAAACCCCGAAATCTATTACATGGGGcctcatgaacttgaggggattggtctaGGCTGTTtactttaactcctccggatcaattttggcctttttgacagaaccttTCATCCTTTCCATtatttggacttgctgacggcatagatggaggtcctggagacgccccaCTGTTTTGACTGGTATGTACGTAGGCTAAAGAGCtcatgttttggtttttttgtaactaattgtgtaactactttaata from Lepeophtheirus salmonis chromosome 1, UVic_Lsal_1.4, whole genome shotgun sequence includes these protein-coding regions:
- the LOC121115747 gene encoding uncharacterized protein — its product is MIKFGLLLFVATAVSGDIIRPNFSSNSQSSFNQGFNSQPSRQGRQGNSLVSGAVDFSGCQNDPETGLCCVEKQETIQSIQKDPILECTHKNVEKCHYTYVTQFTPSQEEVCEENFEKICQVTFKQQATDETIKKCYRPLEKVCNGQGPEECRTVYESSCTTKYIEKQPGKFVGDTKCEKLPIEICGAGCVTEEGPEECHDKTITSLVDVPEEVCDLNPQKTCRFQTKLVPKLKPEHECTTFPQEVCNLKFSQPQKVDKPLRTKWCLDPTPAAPGETYDENNALGAPLG